tttttttttttttaattttttttatctttgagatacgtaaagaaagaataaaaaactacaTGCAAAATGAATAATGTTAGTGTAAAATTACATGATTAACAACTTTGCATGACAATGTAggtaaattttggattttttttttttgagaatcaagtaaattttggattttgttaaCTAAAATGTGGAACTTTTTCTATTAAATAAGCACTGATGTGAGTGCTCTAATTGCTTGCTGCCTTTTTATACTTCATTGTATCTATCTTGGTTATGgccttttcttttccattttggcCTAATTTCGTGTGCATCTAAACATCAATGCAATTgaatagaaaattcaaattttaggcTCTGGTAGGTGGTTTAGCAAGTTGTCTACTACGTCTAGAAACATCATTGTGGACAATTGAAGCTCCAATCCTCAAATCAGCTAGCTTATTATGTTGGTTATGTGCACCTCATGTGACTAAGAAGACATATGTAACTTTATTATGTTGTCATCTAGCGGTCTGGAGGGATTTTTTCAAACTAGTTTGTATCTAAACTTAATCTGTTCCAACAAAATGGGTTTCTTAAGTCTTTTTATGAAGCTATTGCTTTGCTACATGTTAGAGTTTGTTTAGTTTCTGTTATTATATCTGCTTTGGTTGGTTATTTACTGTAGGTTAGGCTTGATCATGTACAAAAATATCATTCTAATTGTAATTCTCATTAGAGTAAtgttaaaaacacaacaaaatgtcataaCAAATTTACAACGTTCCTAAATTAGCATGCCAATTCATACATGAGCCCGACTTCAATctctaatttaaatattttggtatgTTATATTTGGGAATGTTAAGAAATTGATAATACGATTACACCTTTCTCTCTGTTCtatctttccttcttcttcctcttcctgtTGCTTTTCTCTCCCTGTTTTTCGTGTTTTAGTGTCCAATCTCTAGAACTTTACAAAACCTTCACGTGCTATTAATTCCTTTAACCATGGCCTCCAAATCCTTTCTGCCACAGTCTTATGGGTCCAAAACCACAAGTAAGGTCACCAAAGAAAAGCCTATCTGGTCATGTAAGTTAATTGTGATCCTCTTTATAACATTCTCAATATTTTGCTGGTTCATATGGGCCATAGCTACAATGGATCTTCCACCCCCTCAAGTCTTTCTTGAATATCTCAGGGTTTCCAACTTTGAAGTGTTGGATTCGCAATTGGTTGCTGAATGGGTAGCCGGATTACTACTTTACCAACACGTACATAACCCGAACCCGACCCCGAACTCTAACTATGGCCCACTTATGTCGAATATTCCACTCTTCGAACGTATTGAAGCTTTTATTTCATACGAAGATCACGTTCTTGCCGTGAACTCAAGTAATATAATGCCACAGTGGGGAAGGCATGGTATATCGACCATTAGCGTCAAATTTTCCACAAAGGATTTGGAAGAGGATCAAAGGGAGGTAAAGGATTGGGTCTTGGAGGATATCAggaaagatagagagaatggGGTAGTGATTTTTGGCATGGAGATAGTCGTATGGACTCGAGGATACAAGAGGTCCTTTTGGGCTCGTTGTCCTAATCTCAAAGTTGATTTTAATCAGCCAGAGTGGGAGGCTGCTTGGCCCAGACGTTGCCATGTTTCTAAATGGTACCATCCTTTAAATACATTGTATAGATAGATAGCGAGGGAGAAAAAAGTGGGGTTTGAACCAAATGTGTGTAGCATCACAAATGATATCACTGTTACTGAAATATCGTTTGAATACCatatttgtatttaaatttaatattacttgcaaaagataatattatatgtatttttttttattagtgttcATTTGTACTTCGATCAAATACAACGATGTGTTTGTAATTTAATTAGGGAATATGATTTACtgtatataagaatatatatacacatacactaGACTCATGCTTGTATTTAATTAGTAAACTGGCATCACAATGAGAATTTTGGTTTCCACTAGGGGCTTGGTTCTTGATGGGTCCATAACTCTATGATGCCAATGAGAATTTTGGTTTCCACTAGGGGCTTGGTTCTTGATGGGTCCATAACTCTATGTTGCAAACAACAGTGGTTGGATGGATTTATTAGAGGGGGTGACAAAGGTAGTGTTTGGATCTTTATGGTGATGGCTctggacctttttttttttccttgggttgGGGTGATATTTTGACCTCTTTgttgttttggattttgaaaaaaagaaagtgtattattcttgaaaattttgcagCCCATTTGTTGTTGTATATACTATTTTGGAAaccgtatatatatatatatatatattcttttcatttattatattttcccACATTTTATGTGTAACTAGAGTGTGTCTTGAGAGAGATACTGCCAAGGTTTGGCCGTGATCCCTTGTAGAATTCAttgtgttttattgtttttttgtaCTTCATTGTAGCTATCTTGGTTATAGCCTTAGCTTCTCCATTTTGGCCTCATTTCGTGCACATCAAGGCATCCATACAATTGTATAAAGAATTCCAATTCCAGGGTTTGGTAGGTGGTTTAGCAAGTACTCGACTACTAAGTCTAGAAACATCATTGTGGACAACTAAAGCACAAGCACCAATCCTCCAAGTAACTAGCTTATTATGTTGGTCATGTCACATACATCTCCCATGACTAACAcatatgtaattttattatgttgtcACCTAGCGGTCTAGAGGGATtttttccaaactagtttgtaTCTAAACTTAATCCGTTCCTATAAATGGGTTTCTTAAGTCCTTTCACATAGTTGTTTTGTCTACAAGGTAGAGATTATAGCTGTTGCTTTGCTAGCCGTTAAGAGTTTTTTTAGTTTCTCTTATTATATCTGTTGTAGTTGGTTATTTAAGCTACCAAACTTCTGTTAGAGAAGGTTAGGCTTGATCTTTTATATAAATGTCATTCTGATTGTAATTCTCACTAGAGTAATGTTACAGACATAACAAAATATCATAACAATTTCATAACATTCCTAAATTAGCAATGACCAACTCACACATGGCCCaccacaatataaaatttatgaaaaatactatattcataacattttcacaactcttcTTAAGTCAGGAGTTTTTATTGGCTGTTAttagtagaatttttttatttttattttattttttaatgatgaattcaaattagaatcaatagcaacttactacttatgatttgttgtgatagtattgtaaaaatattgagtaCATAACacttctatttaatttttttttgaatttttttatgggaacttctatttaaatattttgttatacCATATACATGGGAATGTGGTGAAACTGCTAATACATTACAtttacccctctctctctctcgatctCTATTCTAGCCTTCCTGTTGCTTTACTCTCCCTGTTCTTCGTGTTCCAGTGTCATTCTCTAAAAACTTTACAAAACCTTCATATGCCATTAATTCCTTGAAGTTTTAACCATGACCTCCAACCCCAAAATCTCTCTACCACGTACACGGTCTTATGGGTCCAAAACCACAAGTAGGGTCCCCCAAAAAGAGTCTTCCTGGTTATGTGAGTTAATTGTGACTCTCTCAATAATATTGACAATATGTTTTTTCA
The DNA window shown above is from Quercus lobata isolate SW786 chromosome 7, ValleyOak3.0 Primary Assembly, whole genome shotgun sequence and carries:
- the LOC115951994 gene encoding uncharacterized protein LOC115951994; protein product: MDLPPPQVFLEYLRVSNFEVLDSQLVAEWVAGLLLYQHVHNPNPTPNSNYGPLMSNIPLFERIEAFISYEDHVLAVNSSNIMPQWGRHGISTISVKFSTKDLEEDQREVKDWVLEDIRKDRENGVVIFGMEIVVWTRGYKRSFWARCPNLKVDFNQPEWEAAWPRRCHVSKWYHPLNTLYR